One segment of Agromyces albus DNA contains the following:
- a CDS encoding glycine C-acetyltransferase, which yields MYGTVKEQLRAELAEIEAAGLTKRERGIRGPQSSEIEVAGREVLNFCANNYLGLANDPRIVEAARRGLDEWGYGLASVRFICGTQELHLRLEERMSEFLRVDATILFSSCFDANGGIFEVLFGPDDAIISDELNHASIIDGIRLSKAARYRYKNRDMADLEAQLAAASDARRRVVVTDGVFSMDGYLAPLAEICDLAERYDALVFVDDSHAVGFVGEHGRGTPEFCGVEGRVDISTGTFGKALGGASGGYVAGRREIVDLLRQRARPYLFSNTLAPAIVAGTLQALDLVEQSGELRATLRRNAELFRSLMTDAGFDLLPGEHAIVPVMFGDAVLTGRMAEALQRRGVFVTAFSFPVVPREKARIRVQLSAAHSDDEIRRCVEAFVAACDEVAAAV from the coding sequence ATGTACGGAACGGTGAAGGAACAGCTGCGAGCCGAGCTCGCCGAGATCGAGGCGGCGGGGCTCACGAAGCGCGAACGCGGCATCCGAGGACCGCAGTCGTCGGAGATCGAGGTCGCCGGCCGCGAGGTGCTGAACTTCTGCGCCAACAACTACCTGGGCCTCGCGAACGATCCGCGCATCGTCGAGGCCGCCCGCCGCGGGCTCGACGAGTGGGGCTACGGGCTCGCGAGCGTGCGATTCATCTGCGGCACGCAAGAGCTCCACCTCCGGCTCGAGGAGCGGATGTCTGAGTTCCTCCGCGTCGACGCGACGATCCTCTTCTCCTCGTGCTTCGACGCGAACGGCGGCATCTTCGAGGTGCTCTTCGGGCCCGATGACGCGATCATCTCCGACGAGCTCAACCACGCGTCGATCATCGACGGCATCCGTCTCTCGAAGGCCGCTCGGTATCGCTACAAGAATCGCGACATGGCCGACCTCGAGGCCCAGCTCGCCGCGGCATCCGACGCCCGTCGCCGAGTGGTCGTGACCGACGGCGTCTTCTCGATGGACGGCTACCTCGCCCCGCTCGCCGAGATCTGCGACCTCGCGGAGCGCTACGACGCCCTCGTATTCGTCGACGACTCGCACGCCGTCGGCTTCGTGGGGGAGCACGGCCGCGGCACTCCCGAGTTCTGCGGGGTCGAGGGCCGTGTCGACATCTCCACGGGCACCTTCGGCAAGGCGCTCGGCGGGGCATCCGGCGGCTATGTCGCGGGCCGACGCGAGATCGTCGACCTGCTGCGCCAGCGAGCGCGCCCGTATCTCTTCTCGAACACGCTCGCGCCCGCGATCGTCGCGGGCACCCTGCAGGCGCTCGACCTCGTCGAGCAGTCGGGTGAGTTGCGGGCCACGCTGCGCCGCAACGCCGAGCTGTTCCGGTCGCTGATGACGGATGCCGGGTTCGACCTGCTGCCCGGCGAGCACGCGATCGTGCCGGTGATGTTCGGCGATGCCGTGCTCACGGGCCGGATGGCCGAGGCCTTGCAGCGGCGCGGCGTGTTCGTCACGGCGTTCAGCTTCCCCGTCGTGCCGCGAGAGAAGGCGCGCATTCGCGTGCAGCTGTCGGCCGCGCACTCCGACGACGAGATCCGGCGCTGCGTCGAGGCGTTCGTCGCGGCGTGCGACGAGGTGGCCGCAGCCGTCTGA
- a CDS encoding TrkH family potassium uptake protein, with protein MTTRSTVDATRRGPARRGLRLHPAQTVVLGFAAAVLAGTALLSLPFATTTGTGASFVDALFTATSAVCVTGLVVVDTPTYWSSFGQVVILVLIQLGGLGIMIFASLIGLVLARKLSVRSRLNTAAEAKAVGYDDVRGLVRGIVLISLVVEAATFLLLFLRFVFGYGYSLGDAAWHALFHSVSSFNNAGFALYSDNLMGFVSDPFICLPIAAAVILGGLGFPVIMQLRKEFRRPLHWSMNTKIVLWATVVLLVLGTVYITLIEWDNPKTLGALDPGARILAGFFQSVQARTAGFNSIDIAAMHPESWLGTDVLMFIGAGPAGTAGGIKVTTFAVLFFIIMTELRGEGAVNIFGKRLSRAVHRQAITVALIAVAAVMAGTLALMFITGLDLDRVLYEAISAFGTVGLSTGITVDLPDAAKLVLVALMFLGRLGPLTLGSAIALRDRRILYEYPKERPAIG; from the coding sequence GTGACCACACGCTCGACGGTGGACGCGACGCGGCGCGGTCCGGCCCGCCGCGGCCTTCGACTGCACCCCGCGCAGACCGTGGTCCTCGGCTTCGCGGCGGCGGTCCTCGCCGGAACTGCGCTGCTCTCCCTGCCCTTCGCGACCACGACCGGCACGGGCGCTTCCTTCGTCGATGCGCTCTTCACGGCGACCTCGGCGGTCTGCGTGACGGGCCTCGTGGTCGTCGACACCCCCACGTACTGGAGCTCGTTCGGGCAGGTCGTGATCCTCGTGCTCATCCAGCTCGGCGGCCTCGGCATCATGATCTTCGCGTCGCTCATCGGCCTCGTGCTCGCGCGCAAGCTCTCGGTTCGGTCGCGGCTCAACACGGCGGCCGAGGCGAAGGCCGTCGGCTACGACGACGTGCGTGGGCTCGTGCGCGGCATCGTCCTCATCTCGCTCGTGGTCGAGGCCGCGACGTTCCTCCTCCTGTTCCTGCGCTTCGTGTTCGGGTACGGCTACAGCCTGGGCGACGCCGCGTGGCACGCACTGTTCCATTCCGTGTCGTCGTTCAACAACGCGGGGTTCGCGCTCTACAGCGACAACCTCATGGGGTTCGTGAGCGATCCGTTCATCTGCCTGCCCATCGCCGCGGCCGTGATCCTCGGCGGCCTCGGCTTCCCGGTCATCATGCAGTTGCGAAAGGAGTTCCGCCGTCCGCTGCACTGGTCGATGAACACGAAGATCGTGCTGTGGGCCACGGTCGTGCTGCTCGTGCTCGGCACCGTCTACATCACCCTGATCGAGTGGGACAACCCCAAGACGCTCGGAGCCCTCGACCCGGGCGCACGAATTCTCGCGGGCTTCTTCCAATCGGTGCAGGCGCGCACCGCCGGGTTCAACTCGATCGACATCGCCGCGATGCATCCCGAGTCGTGGCTCGGTACCGATGTGCTCATGTTCATCGGGGCAGGGCCCGCTGGTACGGCGGGCGGCATCAAGGTCACGACGTTCGCCGTGCTCTTCTTCATCATCATGACGGAGCTCCGCGGCGAGGGTGCCGTGAACATCTTCGGCAAGCGACTCTCTCGCGCGGTGCACCGCCAGGCGATCACCGTCGCCCTCATCGCGGTCGCCGCGGTGATGGCGGGCACACTCGCCCTGATGTTCATCACGGGCCTCGACCTCGACCGCGTGCTCTACGAGGCGATCTCGGCGTTCGGCACGGTGGGGCTCTCCACGGGCATCACGGTCGATCTTCCGGATGCCGCGAAGCTCGTGCTCGTCGCGCTCATGTTCCTCGGCCGGCTCGGGCCGTTGACCCTCGGATCGGCCATCGCGCTCCGCGACCGCCGCATCCTCTACGAATACCCCAAGGAAAGGCCCGCCATTGGCTAG
- a CDS encoding DUF4345 family protein, protein MTLSLRIGLAVLALMELVLGVWTSLFPENFYRDVPTVNLTPPYSEHLFRDFGGATLGLAIVLGAAAIWPTTRLVVIALLAYLAFSAPHLVFHLGHLHDATAIEASLLTVALTATVILPLALIAVATIRARRARDGLSAPRATPEPQ, encoded by the coding sequence ATGACGCTCTCGCTGCGCATCGGCCTCGCCGTGCTCGCCCTCATGGAGCTCGTGCTCGGCGTGTGGACGTCGCTGTTCCCCGAGAACTTCTACCGCGACGTGCCGACCGTGAACCTCACGCCGCCCTACAGTGAGCACCTGTTCCGCGACTTCGGCGGCGCCACGCTCGGGCTCGCCATCGTGCTCGGCGCGGCCGCGATTTGGCCCACAACACGACTCGTCGTCATCGCGCTGCTCGCGTACCTTGCGTTCTCGGCGCCGCATCTCGTGTTCCACCTCGGGCACCTGCACGACGCGACGGCCATCGAGGCGAGTCTGCTCACGGTGGCGCTCACCGCGACGGTCATCCTGCCACTCGCCCTGATCGCGGTCGCGACCATCCGTGCGCGGCGCGCTCGCGACGGGCTCAGCGCTCCCCGAGCCACTCCCGAGCCGCAGTGA
- a CDS encoding potassium channel family protein: MARFSIFGGDNSRRIAEADSVVVIGLGRFGSSLARELMARGTDVLGIDSDEELVQAHNGELTQVVRADSTKEEALRQLAVDEFDRVVVAIGSDIQASILTCSVLLGMGVPIIWAKAVDDRHGLILEQLGVHHVIYPEKDMGRKVAHLVRGAALDYIEVDAGYALVKASAPSSLFGKRLGDTGIRKEYGVTIAAFKRDAEAWKNADADTVLGPGDTILVVGPTANSENFAQLR, translated from the coding sequence TTGGCTAGATTCTCGATCTTCGGCGGCGACAACTCGCGCCGCATCGCTGAGGCCGACTCCGTCGTCGTCATCGGGCTCGGGCGATTCGGCAGCTCGCTGGCCCGCGAACTCATGGCACGGGGCACCGATGTGCTCGGCATCGACTCCGACGAGGAGCTCGTGCAGGCGCACAACGGTGAACTCACTCAGGTGGTGCGCGCCGACTCCACGAAGGAGGAGGCGCTGCGCCAGCTCGCCGTCGACGAGTTCGACCGCGTCGTCGTGGCGATCGGCAGCGACATCCAGGCCTCGATCCTCACGTGCTCCGTGCTGCTCGGAATGGGCGTGCCGATCATCTGGGCGAAGGCCGTCGACGACCGGCACGGGCTCATCCTCGAGCAGCTCGGCGTGCACCACGTGATCTACCCCGAGAAGGACATGGGTCGCAAGGTCGCGCACCTCGTGCGCGGAGCCGCGCTCGACTACATCGAGGTCGACGCCGGCTACGCGCTCGTGAAGGCGTCGGCGCCGTCGTCGCTGTTCGGCAAGCGACTCGGCGACACCGGCATCCGCAAGGAGTACGGGGTCACGATCGCCGCGTTCAAGCGCGACGCAGAGGCGTGGAAGAACGCCGACGCCGACACGGTGCTCGGCCCGGGCGACACGATCCTCGTGGTGGGTCCCACGGCGAACTCTGAGAACTTCGCCCAGCTGCGCTGA
- a CDS encoding MATE family efflux transporter → MSTPPRRLGTISTTTSRGVDRDILRLAVPALGALIAEPLFLLADTAMVGHLGATPLAGLGLASAVLQTIIGLMVFLAYATTPAVSRRLGAGDERGAVASGIDGLWLALGIGAVLALAGWWAAPVLAGAFGASADVTAAASVYLTISMAGLPAMLIVFAATGLLRGLQDTRTPLFVAGIGFAVNIALNYVFIYVAGWGIAGSAVGTVIAQWGMVAVYLVVAGRHAARVGANPWPHHAGVLRGVASGGWLFVRTLSLRAALLLATWAATALGSEELAAFQVAITIYFTLGFALDALAIAAQALIGHGLGSGDVDAVRMVLRRCLQWGVASGAVAGAVVVATAWVLPAVFTSSGEVAALLPPALVVLGISAPLGGLVFVLDGVLIGAGDVRYLAWTGLLNLAVFVPLAVAVVAVAPAGAAGPAWLVATFAIGYLAARAVTLSLRARGSAWMVTGVPA, encoded by the coding sequence GTGTCGACCCCGCCGCGTAGGCTCGGAACCATCAGCACCACCACGTCCCGCGGCGTCGACCGCGACATCCTGCGCCTCGCCGTGCCCGCGCTCGGGGCGCTCATCGCCGAGCCGCTGTTCCTGCTCGCCGACACGGCGATGGTCGGCCACCTCGGGGCGACGCCCCTCGCGGGACTCGGTCTGGCGAGCGCGGTGCTGCAGACGATCATCGGCCTCATGGTGTTCCTCGCCTACGCGACGACCCCCGCGGTGTCGCGGCGACTCGGCGCGGGCGACGAGCGCGGCGCCGTGGCATCCGGCATCGACGGGTTGTGGCTCGCGCTCGGCATCGGCGCGGTGCTCGCCCTCGCCGGGTGGTGGGCGGCGCCCGTGCTGGCGGGCGCGTTCGGCGCTTCGGCCGACGTGACCGCCGCGGCATCCGTCTATCTCACGATCTCGATGGCCGGGCTGCCGGCGATGCTCATCGTCTTCGCGGCGACGGGCCTGCTGCGCGGGCTGCAAGACACGCGCACGCCGCTCTTCGTCGCCGGCATCGGCTTCGCCGTGAACATCGCCTTGAACTACGTCTTCATCTACGTCGCCGGCTGGGGCATCGCGGGCTCCGCCGTGGGCACGGTCATCGCGCAATGGGGCATGGTCGCGGTCTACCTCGTGGTCGCCGGCCGGCATGCCGCGAGGGTCGGCGCGAATCCGTGGCCGCACCACGCGGGCGTGCTGCGCGGGGTGGCCTCGGGAGGCTGGCTGTTCGTGCGCACCCTGAGCCTGAGGGCCGCGCTCCTGCTCGCGACGTGGGCGGCGACGGCGCTCGGCTCAGAGGAGCTCGCGGCGTTCCAGGTCGCGATCACGATCTACTTCACGCTCGGGTTCGCGCTCGACGCGCTCGCGATCGCCGCGCAAGCACTCATCGGGCACGGGCTCGGTTCGGGCGACGTCGACGCGGTGCGGATGGTGCTGCGGCGCTGCCTGCAGTGGGGCGTCGCGAGCGGCGCCGTGGCCGGTGCCGTCGTCGTCGCCACGGCGTGGGTGCTCCCGGCGGTGTTCACGAGCTCGGGCGAGGTCGCGGCGCTCCTGCCGCCCGCGCTCGTGGTGCTCGGCATCTCGGCGCCGCTCGGAGGACTCGTGTTCGTGCTCGACGGCGTGCTCATCGGCGCCGGCGACGTGCGCTACCTGGCCTGGACCGGCCTCCTGAACCTCGCCGTGTTCGTGCCGCTCGCCGTCGCGGTCGTGGCGGTGGCGCCCGCCGGGGCTGCCGGGCCCGCGTGGCTCGTGGCCACGTTCGCGATCGGCTACCTCGCCGCCCGCGCCGTCACCCTGTCGCTCCGCGCTCGAGGCTCGGCCTGGATGGTCACGGGCGTGCCGGCGTGA
- a CDS encoding amidohydrolase → MSVDLEATYRDLHANPELSFQEHRTAGIVADRLRSFGYDVTTGIGTTGVLGLLRNGDGPTVLLRADMDALPVEEDTGLPYASSARGVDHEGNDVPVMHACGHDVHVTCLLGAAERLAGDRAEWTGTLAVVFQPAEEWGGGAGVMVNDGLYDLVPKPDIVLGQHVGPLPAGFAAVRAGVAFASSDSLTVVLHGAGGHGSRPETTVDPIVMAAATIMRLQTIASREIAAAEGAVVTVGQVHSGTKNNIIPSEARLGLTVRTFDDAVRVRVLAAIERVVKAEAAASGAMIEPEVHHDDHYPRTVNDEAATARTAAALRRLLGDDRVLDPGVVSGSEDVNVLATSAGAPLCYWLLGGADPALFADFHSTGRLPDHLPSNHSPKFAPVIEPTLTVGVSTLVTAAREWLGER, encoded by the coding sequence ATGAGCGTCGACCTCGAAGCGACCTATCGTGACCTGCACGCGAACCCCGAGCTGTCCTTCCAGGAGCATCGCACCGCAGGCATCGTCGCCGACCGGCTCCGATCCTTCGGCTACGACGTCACGACGGGCATCGGCACGACCGGCGTGCTCGGCCTTCTGCGCAACGGCGACGGGCCGACCGTGCTGCTCCGCGCCGACATGGACGCCCTGCCCGTCGAAGAGGACACGGGCCTGCCGTATGCGAGCAGCGCGCGCGGCGTCGACCACGAGGGCAACGACGTGCCGGTCATGCACGCGTGCGGCCACGACGTGCACGTCACGTGCCTGCTCGGGGCGGCCGAGCGGCTCGCCGGCGACCGCGCCGAGTGGACGGGCACCCTCGCCGTGGTGTTCCAGCCCGCCGAGGAGTGGGGCGGCGGCGCCGGCGTGATGGTGAACGACGGGCTGTACGACCTGGTGCCGAAGCCCGACATCGTGCTCGGCCAGCACGTCGGCCCACTGCCAGCGGGGTTCGCGGCAGTGCGGGCGGGCGTCGCGTTCGCGAGCAGCGACTCGCTGACCGTCGTGCTGCACGGAGCAGGCGGTCACGGGTCGCGCCCCGAGACCACGGTCGACCCCATCGTGATGGCCGCGGCGACGATCATGCGATTGCAGACCATCGCGTCCCGCGAGATCGCGGCCGCCGAGGGTGCGGTCGTCACGGTCGGCCAGGTGCACAGCGGCACGAAGAACAACATCATCCCGTCCGAAGCGCGGCTCGGCCTCACGGTGCGCACGTTCGATGACGCCGTGCGCGTGAGGGTGCTCGCAGCGATCGAGCGCGTCGTGAAGGCGGAGGCCGCGGCATCCGGCGCCATGATCGAGCCCGAGGTGCACCACGACGACCATTACCCGCGCACCGTCAACGACGAGGCCGCGACGGCGCGTACGGCCGCGGCCCTGCGCCGGCTGCTCGGCGACGATCGCGTGCTGGACCCGGGCGTCGTCTCGGGCAGCGAGGATGTGAACGTGCTCGCCACCTCGGCGGGCGCACCCCTCTGCTACTGGCTCCTCGGCGGGGCCGACCCGGCCCTCTTCGCCGACTTCCACAGCACGGGGCGGTTGCCCGACCACCTGCCGTCGAATCACTCGCCGAAGTTCGCACCGGTGATCGAGCCGACGCTCACGGTCGGTGTCAGCACCCTCGTCACTGCGGCTCGGGAGTGGCTCGGGGAGCGCTGA
- a CDS encoding STAS-like domain-containing protein produces the protein MALHRIKLFELGTEFVSRSEAKRLAVGLEKFTEVELDFQGVDLVGQGFVDELFRVWAADHPDTRLIPVRTDSAVEFMIRRGLGRGE, from the coding sequence ATGGCATTGCATCGAATCAAGCTGTTCGAACTCGGCACCGAATTCGTGAGTCGTAGTGAGGCAAAACGGCTTGCCGTGGGCCTCGAGAAGTTCACCGAGGTCGAACTCGACTTCCAGGGCGTCGATCTTGTCGGGCAGGGCTTCGTCGACGAGCTGTTCCGCGTGTGGGCCGCTGACCATCCCGATACCCGCCTCATCCCGGTCCGTACGGACTCGGCAGTCGAGTTCATGATCAGACGAGGACTCGGCAGGGGCGAATGA
- a CDS encoding SDR family oxidoreductase, which produces MTTILVTGGTGRLGRPTVELLRSAGHDVRVLSRHEGPGRVVGDLRSGQGIREAVAGTGTIVHLATRSSFGDVPLMRTLLDASRAAGVGHVVYVSIVGVDRIPLGYYRQKLDVEHLLESSGLPHTILRATQFHELVVGLFTAQRFLPVVFAPKISFQPIAAGDVAARLAELAGGEPAGRVPDVGGPEQLPARELARQWAAAASVHRRIVPVAVPGHTFAALAAGHNLVPGPAFGTTTFAEFLAARYGASV; this is translated from the coding sequence ATGACCACCATCCTCGTCACCGGCGGCACGGGCCGACTCGGCAGGCCCACGGTCGAACTCCTCCGATCCGCCGGGCACGACGTTCGGGTGCTCAGCCGCCACGAGGGCCCGGGTCGCGTCGTCGGTGATCTGCGCTCGGGCCAGGGAATCCGAGAGGCGGTCGCCGGCACCGGCACGATCGTGCACCTCGCGACGCGGAGCAGCTTCGGCGACGTCCCGCTCATGCGAACACTCCTCGATGCGTCGCGAGCGGCCGGCGTCGGCCACGTCGTCTACGTCTCCATCGTGGGCGTCGACCGGATCCCGCTCGGCTATTACCGGCAGAAGCTCGACGTCGAGCACCTGCTCGAGTCGTCGGGCCTCCCCCACACCATCCTCCGCGCGACGCAGTTTCACGAACTCGTCGTCGGGCTCTTCACGGCGCAGCGGTTCCTGCCCGTCGTGTTCGCCCCGAAGATCTCGTTCCAGCCGATCGCGGCCGGCGACGTCGCGGCCCGGCTCGCCGAGCTGGCCGGCGGCGAGCCCGCGGGCCGCGTTCCCGACGTCGGCGGGCCCGAGCAGCTGCCTGCACGGGAGCTCGCGCGGCAATGGGCGGCAGCGGCATCCGTGCACCGCAGGATCGTGCCGGTGGCGGTGCCGGGCCACACCTTCGCCGCGCTGGCCGCCGGCCACAACCTCGTGCCCGGTCCCGCCTTCGGCACCACGACGTTCGCCGAGTTCCTCGCCGCGAGATACGGGGCGAGCGTATGA
- a CDS encoding YccF domain-containing protein, with protein sequence MKTVLNIIWLVLSGFWLFLGYMLAGVIMCVLIITIPWGIASFRIAKYALWPFGREVVQKPTAGVWSFLGNIIWFVLAGIWLAIAHVVSGIALCITIIGIPLGIADFKMVPISLAPLGKEIVET encoded by the coding sequence ATGAAGACCGTGCTCAACATCATCTGGCTCGTGCTGTCGGGCTTCTGGCTGTTCCTCGGCTACATGCTCGCGGGCGTGATCATGTGCGTGCTCATCATCACGATCCCGTGGGGCATCGCCTCGTTCCGCATCGCGAAGTACGCGCTCTGGCCGTTCGGGCGCGAGGTCGTGCAGAAACCCACCGCGGGCGTGTGGTCGTTCCTCGGCAACATCATCTGGTTCGTGCTCGCGGGCATCTGGCTCGCGATCGCCCACGTCGTCTCGGGCATCGCGCTCTGCATCACGATCATCGGAATCCCCCTCGGCATCGCCGACTTCAAGATGGTGCCCATCTCGCTCGCGCCGCTCGGCAAGGAGATCGTCGAGACCTGA
- a CDS encoding LacI family DNA-binding transcriptional regulator, with product MQTDSAPRPTLADVAAKAGVSASTASLAFSGSGPVSDATKARVLAAATDLGYAGPDPRARSLRQGRSGIVGVVLEERVRAAFLDPVKIQTLDGITEGIAPLGAGLLLLTDTGEAGGQAVGIESAPVDAVVLIGCSPRLAHSVEVLRRRGIPAVAIEGDTGEDIPEISIDNRNATRRGAEYLRELGHTRVSLVTLPLDAERTRGPLTAALERDSTTAVATERLAGARAVFPGATGRAAAASSIEEGLEAGRALLADTANRPTAIIAQSDLLAAGVIQAAEELGIAVPRELSVLGFDGIRVDGLQHDLTTLVQPSVAKGRAAGEAVVRMLAGESPGIRRLRQHPAHR from the coding sequence ATGCAGACGGATTCCGCTCCGCGCCCCACACTCGCCGACGTCGCGGCGAAGGCCGGGGTGTCGGCGTCGACGGCGTCGCTCGCCTTCAGCGGCTCAGGACCGGTGTCGGATGCCACGAAGGCGCGCGTGCTCGCCGCCGCCACCGACCTCGGCTACGCCGGGCCCGACCCGCGAGCGCGCTCGCTCCGCCAGGGCCGCTCGGGCATCGTGGGGGTGGTGCTCGAGGAGCGAGTCCGCGCCGCCTTCCTCGACCCCGTGAAGATCCAGACCCTCGACGGCATCACCGAGGGCATCGCTCCGCTCGGGGCGGGCCTCCTGCTCCTCACCGACACCGGCGAGGCCGGCGGCCAGGCCGTGGGCATCGAGAGCGCCCCGGTCGACGCGGTCGTGCTCATCGGATGCAGTCCACGGCTCGCGCACTCGGTCGAGGTGCTCCGGCGGCGCGGCATCCCCGCCGTGGCGATCGAGGGGGATACGGGCGAGGACATCCCCGAGATCTCGATCGACAACCGCAACGCCACTCGCCGCGGCGCCGAGTACCTGCGGGAGCTCGGCCACACGCGAGTCTCCCTCGTCACCCTGCCCCTCGATGCGGAGCGCACCCGCGGCCCGCTCACCGCCGCGCTCGAACGAGACAGCACCACGGCCGTCGCGACCGAACGCCTCGCGGGCGCTCGCGCCGTGTTTCCCGGCGCCACCGGCCGCGCAGCCGCCGCGAGCTCGATCGAAGAGGGACTCGAGGCGGGCCGGGCACTGCTCGCCGACACCGCGAACCGGCCCACAGCGATCATCGCGCAGAGCGACCTCCTCGCGGCCGGCGTGATCCAGGCGGCCGAGGAGCTCGGCATCGCCGTGCCGCGCGAGCTCAGCGTGCTCGGCTTCGACGGCATCCGCGTCGACGGCCTGCAGCACGACCTCACGACCCTCGTGCAGCCCTCGGTCGCGAAGGGCCGTGCGGCCGGAGAGGCGGTCGTGCGGATGCTCGCGGGTGAGTCACCCGGCATCCGTCGCCTTCGTCAGCACCCTGCACATCGGTGA